The Faecalibacter sp. LW9 genome has a segment encoding these proteins:
- a CDS encoding HU family DNA-binding protein: MTKAEIVNNISGKLGLEKSDTQRVVESFMEEVIKSLVDGENVYLRGFGSFTIKTRAEKTGRNITKGTSIIIPAHNVPTFKPAKTFIEDVKTSEANVVK; this comes from the coding sequence ATGACAAAGGCAGAAATAGTAAATAATATTTCAGGTAAGTTAGGACTTGAAAAGAGCGATACTCAAAGAGTAGTAGAATCGTTTATGGAGGAGGTGATTAAATCATTAGTTGATGGTGAAAATGTTTACTTAAGAGGTTTTGGTTCTTTTACTATTAAAACGAGAGCAGAAAAGACTGGACGTAACATCACTAAAGGAACATCAATCATTATTCCTGCGCACAACGTGCCTACATTCAAACCTGCTAAAACTTTCATCGAAGATGTAAAGACTAGCGAAGCAAACGTAGTAAAATAA
- a CDS encoding tyrosine-protein phosphatase has product MKEVHASRVLPIEGGFNFRELGGIITKEGKTIKSHQLIRTDELSQLNENDLQLLKQLKVKTVVDFRTEQERSISVDRVPESCQNEIHLDIVAANMNSFLSKMKDPHVNYKDLILGFYTDLVISENAMKEYQSFFEVLQNPDNTSIIYHCTAGKDRTGIATALILEALGVDWEIIENDYLMSNEFLRLKYQHYIATQPQLEDLFLVNADYLHHAKEIIEKKFYSMEDYLTDQLKVDIDQMKSIYTE; this is encoded by the coding sequence ATGAAAGAAGTACATGCAAGTCGCGTTCTACCCATCGAAGGAGGTTTCAACTTCAGAGAGTTAGGTGGAATTATAACAAAAGAAGGAAAAACAATTAAAAGCCATCAATTGATTCGTACTGATGAATTGAGTCAATTAAATGAAAACGATCTTCAATTATTAAAGCAGCTGAAGGTTAAAACTGTTGTCGATTTTAGAACCGAACAAGAACGCTCCATTTCGGTTGATCGGGTCCCTGAAAGTTGTCAGAATGAAATTCATTTGGATATTGTAGCTGCTAATATGAATTCTTTTCTATCGAAAATGAAGGATCCTCATGTAAACTATAAAGACCTCATCCTTGGATTTTATACCGATTTGGTCATCAGCGAAAATGCCATGAAAGAGTATCAATCTTTCTTTGAAGTGTTACAGAATCCCGACAACACCTCAATTATTTACCATTGTACTGCAGGAAAAGATCGTACGGGGATTGCAACCGCCTTAATTTTAGAAGCACTTGGTGTAGATTGGGAAATTATTGAAAACGATTATCTCATGTCTAATGAATTTCTGAGGCTAAAATACCAGCATTACATTGCAACTCAGCCTCAATTAGAGGATTTATTCCTTGTTAATGCAGACTATCTTCATCATGCCAAAGAAATCATTGAAAAAAAATTCTATTCGATGGAAGATTATCTTACCGATCAATTAAAAGTGGATATCGACCAAATGAAATCCATTTATACGGAATAA
- a CDS encoding single-stranded DNA-binding protein, which translates to MNGTTNKVILIGNLGDDVKLHYFDEQNCIGRFPIATTESYISRTGERITETEWHNITTRNKLAELCERYLKKGDKVFVEGRIKTRKWEDNGQTRYTTEIVANSIEFLTPKSDSDQKGSTQNEMQQPSNSSPNPQNTVKGVEEEEDDLPF; encoded by the coding sequence ATGAACGGTACAACCAATAAAGTAATCTTAATCGGTAATTTAGGAGACGATGTGAAATTGCATTATTTTGATGAGCAAAATTGCATCGGAAGATTTCCAATCGCTACAACAGAGTCTTATATTTCTCGCACAGGAGAACGCATTACAGAAACAGAATGGCATAATATTACGACCCGTAATAAATTAGCCGAATTATGCGAGCGTTATCTGAAAAAAGGGGATAAAGTATTTGTTGAAGGTCGAATTAAAACAAGGAAATGGGAAGATAACGGACAAACACGTTATACTACTGAAATTGTAGCCAATTCCATTGAATTCTTAACACCTAAATCTGATTCGGATCAAAAAGGATCAACACAAAATGAAATGCAACAGCCATCCAATTCATCGCCTAACCCACAAAATACGGTAAAAGGTGTAGAGGAAGAAGAAGATGATTTGCCTTTCTAA
- a CDS encoding GLPGLI family protein has translation MKLLAFFLLPFSLLAQDKLKVEFEKRSYIKLEGNSPQYRQMEEQFSKPSYIQLLGDQNRCSLKTIDRVTNTQGPSVQMTIIGAEKDIETYMDFTKDEKVVSKDVDGKLFLIISKTNPLEWKISRETKKIKGFNTKKATFENEGLGYEVWYSTEIKSKCEPEEFYGLPGLVLEAKLIHLEKPENYTHYQLDQLTMDDTVQFSVPTKGKSVTAEEYATFRKELDKRLQENYGNQGVDRN, from the coding sequence ATGAAATTATTAGCTTTTTTTCTTTTACCTTTTTCACTTTTGGCGCAAGACAAACTAAAAGTAGAATTTGAAAAAAGATCTTATATTAAATTAGAAGGAAATAGTCCTCAGTATCGACAAATGGAAGAACAGTTTTCTAAGCCTTCGTATATTCAGTTATTAGGCGATCAAAACCGCTGTTCGTTAAAAACGATTGATCGTGTAACCAACACGCAAGGACCTTCGGTGCAAATGACGATTATCGGTGCAGAAAAGGATATAGAAACCTATATGGATTTTACCAAAGATGAAAAAGTGGTTTCCAAAGATGTGGATGGGAAACTTTTTCTGATTATTTCGAAAACCAATCCTTTGGAGTGGAAAATTTCAAGAGAAACGAAGAAAATAAAAGGCTTTAATACAAAAAAAGCAACTTTTGAAAACGAGGGATTGGGCTATGAAGTTTGGTATTCAACTGAAATCAAATCGAAATGTGAGCCTGAGGAATTTTACGGATTACCGGGCTTAGTTTTAGAAGCAAAATTGATACACTTGGAAAAACCAGAGAATTATACTCATTATCAATTGGATCAGTTAACCATGGATGATACGGTCCAATTTTCAGTTCCTACCAAGGGAAAGTCTGTAACTGCAGAAGAATACGCCACATTTAGAAAAGAGTTGGATAAAAGATTACAAGAAAACTATGGAAATCAAGGGGTAGATCGTAATTAA
- a CDS encoding siderophore-interacting protein: protein MADKTKIVKEKFFLKRKEYVTPHLIRLYIGSDDVEIFEETTLGGTCKLSFPPLGIRDIHFAEYDADTNKWFTPSDKFKPVTRTYTLRGIDAESNELIVDVADHGDNGPGSRWARHAQIGDRIGVSMKAKKKELAPKADFVCLAADLTGLPVISVIIESLPATTKGVVCIEIPSKEDVHKIETKAQLDFKWIVNPQRGKGTALAKLVMNQKFPKRKDAKRFVYAAGESQSIKKIKTFFKDELEWKKEEFYCTSHWKAGKAERNGLEECHDKIEQRELVKVF, encoded by the coding sequence ATGGCTGATAAAACGAAAATTGTCAAAGAGAAATTTTTCTTAAAACGTAAGGAATATGTAACTCCTCATTTAATCCGTTTGTATATAGGAAGCGATGATGTTGAGATTTTTGAAGAAACAACGTTAGGAGGGACATGTAAATTGTCTTTTCCACCATTAGGAATTCGTGATATTCATTTTGCTGAATATGATGCAGATACCAATAAATGGTTCACGCCATCCGATAAATTTAAGCCGGTGACACGTACATATACTTTACGTGGAATTGATGCGGAGTCCAATGAATTAATCGTTGATGTAGCAGATCACGGTGACAATGGACCAGGATCACGTTGGGCTAGACATGCTCAAATTGGTGATCGTATTGGAGTTTCGATGAAAGCGAAAAAGAAAGAATTGGCTCCAAAAGCAGATTTCGTTTGTTTAGCTGCTGATTTAACAGGTTTACCCGTAATTTCAGTGATTATAGAATCATTACCAGCCACAACGAAAGGGGTAGTTTGTATTGAAATACCTTCAAAAGAAGATGTTCATAAAATTGAAACAAAAGCCCAATTAGACTTCAAATGGATTGTTAATCCACAACGTGGTAAAGGAACAGCTTTAGCCAAATTAGTCATGAACCAAAAATTCCCTAAGCGTAAAGATGCAAAACGTTTTGTATATGCAGCAGGTGAATCACAATCCATCAAAAAAATTAAAACATTCTTCAAAGATGAGTTAGAGTGGAAGAAAGAAGAATTCTACTGTACATCCCATTGGAAAGCTGGTAAAGCAGAACGAAATGGATTAGAAGAATGCCACGATAAAATTGAGCAAAGAGAGCTTGTTAAAGTTTTTTAA
- a CDS encoding heavy metal translocating P-type ATPase yields MSNCKTCCSTEEHTHQHHNHSNHEEHDHNHGFGTKGLIFSLIIFSLGMILQYLIQPQWFIQNEWVRLLWFLIAYIPVAKPVWQEALELVAKKDFFNEFSLMGIATLGAFFIQEYPEGVAVMLFYTVGEMFQDRAVNKAKSDIKALLDVRPKSAVVKRNDRYIKVNPQEVQIGETIQVKVGEKVPLDGILLSEKGSFNTAALTGESKPAVIRQDEMVLAGMLNLENVIEIQTTKWFEDSSIAKILQLVQEASSRKAKTELFIRKFAKVYTPIVFFLALALVLLPWLLVDEYNFKEWLYRGLIFLVVSCPCALVISVPLGYFGGIGAASRHGILFKGSNFLEQMAAVNTVVMDKTGTLTKGVFKVQEVNAVSMHPNEFLDVVSAIESQSTHPIAKAIVAHHPSPIEIQEVTEISGKGLAGNYKGKQLLVGNGKLLHQFQITYPESIDNIVESIVLVAVDGQYAGYITVADELKDDAIEAITYLKQVGVHETIMLSGDKDSITQNVAKHLGVTKAFGGLLPEGKVDQMQQIKKDPQKVVAFVGDGINDAPVLALSDVGIAMGGLGSDAAIETADVVIQTDQPSKMATAIQIGRATRQIVLQNITLALVVKVLVLVLGALGLSNMWEAVIADVGVALLAILNAVRIQRMSFKS; encoded by the coding sequence ATGTCCAATTGTAAAACATGTTGTAGCACAGAAGAGCATACACATCAACATCACAATCATTCAAATCACGAAGAGCACGATCATAATCATGGTTTTGGCACAAAAGGTTTAATTTTCAGTTTGATCATCTTTTCGCTAGGAATGATCTTACAATACCTTATACAGCCTCAATGGTTCATTCAAAATGAATGGGTTCGCTTATTATGGTTTTTAATTGCTTATATTCCTGTGGCAAAGCCTGTATGGCAAGAAGCTCTTGAATTGGTTGCGAAAAAGGATTTTTTCAATGAGTTTTCTTTAATGGGAATTGCTACATTGGGTGCATTTTTTATTCAAGAATATCCAGAAGGAGTAGCCGTGATGCTATTTTATACCGTAGGAGAAATGTTTCAAGATCGTGCGGTCAACAAAGCCAAAAGTGACATAAAAGCCTTGCTTGATGTCCGACCAAAATCTGCTGTTGTAAAAAGAAATGATCGATATATTAAAGTCAATCCACAAGAAGTTCAAATTGGAGAAACAATTCAAGTAAAAGTGGGGGAGAAAGTGCCATTGGATGGGATTTTATTGTCGGAAAAAGGAAGTTTTAATACAGCTGCTTTAACGGGAGAAAGTAAACCAGCTGTCATTCGTCAAGATGAGATGGTATTGGCTGGGATGCTGAATCTGGAAAATGTGATTGAAATTCAAACCACAAAATGGTTTGAAGATAGCTCAATTGCTAAAATTCTTCAACTGGTTCAAGAAGCGAGTTCTCGCAAAGCGAAGACCGAATTATTTATTCGAAAATTCGCCAAAGTTTATACTCCAATTGTTTTTTTTCTTGCCTTAGCGTTGGTGTTACTTCCATGGTTATTGGTGGACGAATATAATTTTAAAGAGTGGTTATACCGTGGATTAATCTTTCTGGTAGTTTCTTGTCCTTGTGCCTTAGTGATTTCAGTCCCATTAGGCTATTTTGGTGGAATAGGAGCAGCATCACGCCATGGAATATTGTTTAAAGGTTCTAATTTCTTAGAGCAAATGGCTGCTGTAAATACGGTTGTGATGGACAAGACCGGGACATTAACCAAAGGGGTATTTAAGGTCCAAGAAGTTAATGCCGTATCCATGCATCCAAATGAATTTCTTGATGTAGTGTCAGCGATTGAAAGTCAATCGACTCATCCTATTGCAAAAGCTATTGTAGCGCATCATCCATCTCCTATCGAAATACAAGAGGTAACTGAAATTTCCGGTAAAGGATTAGCAGGAAATTACAAAGGGAAACAGCTATTGGTAGGAAATGGAAAATTATTACATCAATTTCAAATCACATATCCAGAATCCATAGATAACATCGTAGAAAGTATTGTTTTAGTGGCTGTGGATGGGCAATATGCGGGGTATATTACTGTAGCCGATGAATTAAAAGACGATGCGATTGAAGCCATCACTTATTTAAAACAGGTAGGAGTTCACGAAACGATCATGTTAAGTGGTGATAAAGATTCGATAACACAAAACGTTGCAAAACATTTGGGAGTTACAAAAGCATTTGGTGGATTATTACCCGAAGGGAAAGTAGATCAAATGCAACAAATAAAGAAAGATCCTCAAAAAGTTGTAGCATTTGTAGGTGATGGAATAAATGACGCACCAGTTTTAGCGTTAAGTGATGTAGGAATTGCTATGGGAGGACTTGGAAGTGATGCTGCAATTGAAACAGCTGATGTGGTGATTCAAACGGATCAACCTTCAAAAATGGCTACTGCCATTCAGATCGGAAGAGCCACACGTCAAATTGTGCTTCAGAACATTACATTAGCCTTAGTGGTAAAAGTATTGGTTCTTGTTCTAGGGGCATTGGGGTTATCCAATATGTGGGAAGCTGTGATAGCCGATGTAGGAGTTGCATTATTGGCCATATTAAATGCCGTGAGAATTCAGCGTATGAGCTTTAAATCATAA
- a CDS encoding Rne/Rng family ribonuclease encodes MSKELVISAQTEHVRIAVLDEGRLMEFHQDSTNDGFAVGDIYLGKIKKLAPSLNATFVDIGYSKDAFLHYHDLGPQIRSSNAYAKSVVNGTYTTDKLKNFRMEEPIEKDGLISEIFASGDSVLVQITKEPIHTKGPRITSEISIAGRYLVLVPFSNRVSISQKIKSKPERERLTSILEGLTPEGCGIIIRTVAEGKNVEELQADLNYLINKWTQVFKNLQKKKAPSKILSEMDRASSILRDTFNDDFVKISVDDALLAEEMREYLEVIAPEKTNLVKEYDDPYVPIFEKFNVERQIKQAFGKTVTIPQSKGAYMVIEHTEALHVIDVNSGNISRNSKNQEDSAFAVNKIAASEIARQLKLRDMGGIVVVDFIDMTDAEHKKELFEHLRAEMGKDKAKHKILPPSKFGLIQITRQRVRPEINFVTTEENPNQDSNEVEAPIVTIDKIEQVLLNILERKDKDLSKMSLHVHPFVAAYLKHGLPSIQMKWFFKHKKWIKIIPRDAYKYLQFNFLDKNHNTLYNESN; translated from the coding sequence ATGAGCAAAGAATTAGTTATATCGGCACAAACAGAACACGTGCGTATTGCCGTGTTGGACGAAGGTCGTTTGATGGAATTTCATCAGGATTCGACTAACGATGGATTTGCTGTTGGTGACATTTACTTGGGAAAAATCAAAAAATTAGCACCTAGCCTAAATGCAACATTTGTAGATATCGGTTATTCTAAAGATGCCTTTCTACATTATCATGATTTAGGTCCACAAATACGTTCTTCTAATGCTTATGCCAAAAGTGTGGTGAACGGAACGTATACAACAGATAAATTGAAAAACTTCCGTATGGAAGAACCGATTGAAAAAGACGGATTAATTTCTGAAATTTTCGCGTCTGGTGATTCAGTATTGGTTCAGATTACAAAAGAACCGATCCATACGAAAGGACCTCGAATTACTTCGGAAATATCTATCGCAGGTAGGTATTTGGTTTTAGTACCATTTTCTAACCGAGTTTCAATTTCACAAAAAATAAAATCCAAACCAGAAAGAGAACGTTTAACAAGTATCTTAGAAGGTTTAACGCCAGAAGGATGTGGAATCATTATCCGAACGGTTGCGGAAGGTAAAAACGTTGAAGAATTACAAGCGGATTTGAACTACTTGATCAACAAATGGACTCAAGTGTTCAAAAATCTTCAAAAGAAAAAAGCCCCAAGCAAGATTTTAAGTGAAATGGATCGAGCGTCATCAATTTTACGTGATACTTTTAACGACGATTTCGTTAAAATTTCAGTAGATGATGCGCTATTAGCGGAGGAAATGCGCGAATATTTGGAAGTTATCGCACCAGAGAAAACCAATTTGGTGAAAGAATACGATGACCCTTATGTTCCAATTTTTGAGAAATTTAATGTCGAACGTCAAATCAAACAAGCCTTTGGTAAGACGGTTACCATCCCCCAATCTAAAGGGGCCTATATGGTGATTGAACATACAGAAGCATTACACGTAATCGATGTAAACTCTGGAAATATCTCAAGAAACTCTAAAAATCAAGAAGATTCTGCCTTTGCTGTGAATAAAATTGCAGCGTCAGAAATAGCACGTCAATTGAAGTTGCGTGATATGGGTGGAATTGTTGTAGTGGATTTTATTGACATGACGGATGCTGAACATAAGAAAGAATTGTTTGAGCATTTGCGTGCAGAAATGGGTAAAGACAAAGCAAAACATAAGATTTTGCCTCCAAGTAAATTTGGATTAATCCAAATCACAAGACAAAGGGTTCGACCAGAAATCAACTTTGTTACAACTGAAGAAAATCCTAACCAAGACTCGAATGAAGTTGAGGCACCGATCGTTACAATTGACAAGATTGAACAAGTGCTCTTGAATATCCTTGAGCGTAAAGACAAAGATTTAAGTAAAATGTCTTTACATGTACACCCGTTCGTTGCGGCATACTTAAAACATGGATTACCAAGCATTCAGATGAAATGGTTTTTTAAACACAAAAAGTGGATTAAGATTATCCCAAGAGATGCGTATAAATATTTACAATTTAACTTCTTGGATAAGAATCACAACACACTTTACAACGAATCAAATTAA
- a CDS encoding Fur family transcriptional regulator, with amino-acid sequence MNDSVLISQLKNRKITPTAMRLLVLEELSKADVAMSMGDLEFALDTADRVTIYRTLKKFEENGLVHTIEDGTGSLKYALCESNCTCTPEFTHAHFHCTQCNQTYCLRNIHLPEIKLPKNFSIEQSSFILKGICDQCKS; translated from the coding sequence ATGAATGATTCTGTTTTGATTTCACAACTTAAAAATCGAAAAATTACTCCTACGGCGATGCGTTTATTAGTTTTAGAAGAATTATCAAAAGCTGATGTGGCGATGAGTATGGGGGATCTTGAATTTGCATTGGATACAGCAGACCGTGTAACGATTTATCGAACGTTAAAAAAATTCGAGGAGAATGGTTTGGTTCATACCATTGAAGATGGAACAGGCTCATTAAAGTATGCGTTATGTGAATCCAATTGTACATGTACGCCTGAATTTACACATGCTCATTTTCATTGTACTCAATGCAACCAAACGTATTGCTTAAGAAATATTCATTTACCTGAAATTAAACTTCCTAAAAATTTTAGCATTGAACAATCTTCTTTTATCTTGAAGGGAATATGCGATCAATGTAAATCATAG
- the mutY gene encoding A/G-specific adenine glycosylase, whose amino-acid sequence MKFNLLILSWFDQNKRDLPWRNTLNPFHIWLSEIILQQTRVDQGMKFYINFITEFSTVHDLANADEQKVLKLWQGLGYYSRARNLHAAAQYISKDLGGVFPNNYKDLLKLKGVGDYTAAAIASIVYHEPVPAVDGNMYRVFSRYYGLENDISLSKTKKVFWDIGLEIIDQKRPGDFNQAVMDLGATICLPKAPKCDSCPLNASCEALRLNKVLEFPVKTKKTKVSNRFLHFFLIEEESQLALTKRSGKDVWQNLYTLPMVETSTDLLDHPEILEKNIHLDLSFISEEKHILSHQHLYIKYYTYKPKASVLEDLKHLVDFEWVNLNSIDEYPLPKPIEKFINYHFFD is encoded by the coding sequence ATGAAATTCAACTTACTGATTTTGTCTTGGTTTGACCAGAATAAAAGAGATTTGCCTTGGCGCAATACTCTAAATCCGTTCCATATTTGGCTCTCAGAAATTATTCTTCAGCAGACTAGGGTTGACCAAGGTATGAAATTTTATATTAATTTCATAACAGAATTTTCAACGGTTCATGATCTTGCAAATGCTGACGAACAAAAGGTCCTAAAGTTATGGCAAGGATTGGGATATTATTCCAGAGCACGAAATTTACATGCCGCCGCTCAATATATTTCAAAAGACTTAGGAGGCGTATTTCCAAATAATTACAAAGATTTACTGAAATTAAAAGGTGTTGGCGATTATACTGCTGCTGCAATTGCATCTATCGTATATCACGAACCTGTTCCAGCAGTGGATGGTAATATGTATCGTGTTTTTTCGCGCTATTACGGATTAGAAAATGATATTTCGCTTTCGAAAACGAAAAAAGTTTTTTGGGATATAGGCCTAGAAATTATTGATCAAAAAAGACCTGGAGATTTTAATCAAGCCGTGATGGATTTAGGGGCAACCATTTGTTTACCTAAAGCTCCAAAATGTGATAGTTGTCCTTTAAATGCCTCATGTGAAGCTTTACGATTGAATAAAGTTTTAGAATTTCCAGTCAAAACAAAGAAAACAAAAGTGTCTAATCGCTTTTTGCATTTCTTTTTAATAGAAGAGGAGTCTCAACTGGCGTTGACTAAAAGGAGTGGGAAAGATGTTTGGCAAAATTTATATACGTTGCCAATGGTTGAAACTTCGACCGATTTATTGGATCATCCGGAAATTTTAGAAAAAAATATTCACCTGGATTTGAGCTTTATTTCAGAAGAAAAACACATCTTATCGCATCAGCATTTATACATTAAATACTATACATATAAACCGAAAGCATCTGTTCTCGAGGATTTGAAACATCTTGTTGATTTTGAATGGGTAAATCTGAATTCAATTGATGAATACCCTTTGCCTAAACCGATTGAAAAATTTATAAATTACCATTTTTTCGATTAA
- a CDS encoding ADP-ribosylglycohydrolase family protein: MLNQSIIEDKIKGLFYGQAIGDALGLSTEFLTKEQIKHLYPNGISQYEDIIEDEHRKRWVKGDWTDDTDQFLAIVDSIIKANKVDEIAFAKELIGWFNDCPMGIGNTVIKVLKMPGYTSNPHQAAELTWKLSGQKVASNGAIMRTSILGAYSFWDYQQVIHNTIKICKTTHFDPRCIGSYVIISLIIAQILQENKFLTVNEIKNIANQYDERIIPFIDLALSKDINELDLENDVDMGYTLKTLSVALWAYFNRNDFTNTLTTIIHQGGDADTNATVAGSLLGTIYGFRSLPKDLVNGLIYKDLLNQKFEEFLLINQKLNNKKGYHY, translated from the coding sequence ATGCTTAACCAATCCATCATAGAAGATAAAATTAAAGGCTTATTTTACGGACAGGCTATTGGTGATGCATTAGGACTCTCCACCGAATTTTTAACGAAAGAACAAATCAAGCATTTGTATCCAAATGGAATTTCTCAATATGAGGATATCATTGAAGATGAACATCGAAAAAGGTGGGTAAAAGGGGATTGGACAGATGATACCGATCAATTTTTAGCAATTGTAGATTCAATTATTAAAGCTAATAAAGTGGATGAAATTGCTTTTGCAAAAGAATTGATAGGCTGGTTTAATGATTGCCCTATGGGAATTGGAAATACAGTCATCAAAGTCTTAAAAATGCCTGGTTATACATCGAATCCACATCAAGCAGCTGAATTAACATGGAAACTTTCGGGACAAAAAGTTGCTTCTAATGGCGCAATTATGCGGACAAGTATTTTAGGCGCTTATTCCTTTTGGGATTATCAACAAGTCATTCATAACACGATAAAAATCTGTAAAACAACTCATTTTGATCCTAGATGTATTGGTTCTTATGTTATTATATCTCTAATAATTGCTCAAATTTTACAAGAAAATAAATTTCTTACAGTAAATGAGATTAAAAATATTGCTAACCAATATGACGAAAGAATCATACCTTTTATTGATTTAGCTTTATCTAAAGATATAAACGAATTAGATTTGGAAAATGATGTTGATATGGGCTATACGTTAAAAACATTATCTGTAGCGTTATGGGCTTATTTTAATCGAAATGATTTTACAAATACACTTACAACAATAATTCATCAAGGAGGTGACGCGGATACGAATGCCACTGTCGCGGGAAGTCTGTTAGGTACTATTTACGGCTTTAGAAGCTTACCTAAAGATCTTGTAAATGGATTAATCTACAAAGATCTATTAAATCAAAAATTTGAAGAATTTTTACTAATCAATCAGAAATTAAACAATAAAAAAGGCTATCATTACTGA
- the rseP gene encoding RIP metalloprotease RseP has product MLVQIGQLMLSLMLLVMLHELGHFVTARWFGVRVERFFVFFDVKFAIWKKKIGDTVYGIGWLPLGGYVKLSGMIDESMDTEQMKSEPQPWEFRTKPAWQRLIIMLGGIIVNIVLAMIIYAVLLIANGERFTKVDQMKYGLAVDSTQLSLGLRKGDIPVGVNGIAYNSLEEINKEALLGGQTLEIKRDGKQISLPIDENFRTQILNYKHGFFVPEFTFEVDTVIAESPAFKAGILKDDKIIAVDGFTTPLFSDFTQKVAEYKGKTVPFSVERKGQPIELMVTVGKDGKVGIGNRSSYLDSLEGRKDYSVGEGIALGVVKPFDAIATQVRGIGTLFQVKDGRKQVAGPIGMVKQMPTEWNWLFFWSFTAMISAWLAFINLLPIPGLDGGHAVFAIYEMVTGKAPSEKVLEKAQMVGIFIILGLMVFIFGNDIVNMIFG; this is encoded by the coding sequence ATGTTAGTACAAATCGGGCAGTTAATGCTCAGTTTAATGTTGTTAGTGATGCTGCACGAGTTGGGTCACTTTGTAACAGCAAGATGGTTTGGAGTTCGTGTCGAGCGTTTCTTCGTTTTCTTTGATGTGAAATTTGCAATTTGGAAAAAGAAAATTGGGGATACCGTTTATGGTATTGGTTGGCTTCCATTGGGAGGGTATGTAAAACTTTCAGGTATGATTGATGAAAGTATGGATACAGAACAAATGAAGAGTGAACCTCAACCTTGGGAATTCCGTACCAAACCTGCATGGCAACGATTAATCATCATGTTAGGTGGGATTATTGTAAATATCGTCTTAGCCATGATTATTTATGCCGTATTATTAATTGCCAATGGGGAACGATTTACGAAAGTAGATCAGATGAAATATGGCTTAGCAGTGGATTCAACACAACTTTCATTAGGTCTACGTAAAGGAGATATTCCGGTAGGCGTAAATGGAATAGCTTATAATTCATTAGAAGAAATTAATAAAGAAGCTTTATTAGGAGGACAAACGTTAGAAATCAAGCGTGATGGAAAACAAATTTCATTACCAATTGACGAAAACTTTAGAACGCAAATTTTAAATTATAAACACGGGTTCTTTGTTCCTGAATTTACATTCGAAGTGGATACTGTGATTGCCGAATCTCCAGCATTTAAAGCCGGGATTTTAAAAGATGATAAAATCATTGCAGTCGATGGGTTTACAACACCGTTATTCTCTGATTTTACACAAAAAGTAGCCGAATACAAAGGGAAAACTGTTCCTTTCTCTGTTGAAAGAAAAGGGCAACCGATCGAATTAATGGTTACAGTAGGTAAAGATGGAAAAGTAGGAATTGGAAATCGTTCATCGTACTTAGACTCTTTAGAAGGTCGTAAAGACTATTCAGTTGGTGAAGGAATTGCATTAGGAGTCGTAAAACCTTTTGATGCGATTGCAACTCAAGTACGTGGAATTGGAACATTATTCCAAGTAAAAGATGGTCGTAAACAAGTGGCTGGACCTATTGGAATGGTAAAACAAATGCCAACGGAATGGAACTGGTTATTCTTCTGGTCATTTACAGCAATGATTTCAGCTTGGTTAGCATTCATTAATTTATTACCAATTCCAGGTTTAGATGGTGGACATGCTGTTTTCGCAATCTATGAAATGGTGACTGGAAAGGCACCAAGCGAAAAAGTTTTAGAAAAAGCGCAGATGGTCGGAATCTTCATAATCCTTGGTTTAATGGTATTTATCTTCGGAAATGATATCGTTAATATGATTTTTGGATAA